Genomic DNA from Ruminococcus sp. OA3:
GATTCGGATGAAAAAGATACCTGATTACCCTGTCGGCTTCACCCCAGTAGAAATCCATGCGGCATTCCTGCACACCATATGCATACTGACCGGGCATGGATTGTCCATTAAGCTTCAAAGCCGTTTTCTCATCTTCTGCCATCATTTCGGCGGTCTCCTCCGGCCCCAGGTACCAGTCCTCCAAAAGTATACACAGAAGATCCGCCCCTGCCCCGTGAAGAGGCTCCTGACTGTCATCTCCCCGGTACAGTCTCAGCATCAGCAGATCTTTGTTGACTGAATCGGTCACAACCGCCAACGCCACCCCCTCCATAACACGGTATGTCTCTGTTCTCCGAAATCTCGTCAGGATTGCCCCATACGTCTGAAGCTCCACCGTGTTTTCTTCCGTTTCGTCGATCTTTGTCAGCTCATATCCACAGTTTTCCAGCTCTTTCAAAACAGTGTCCGCCGACATTTCAAACCGGAACTGATTGCAGGGCCGGTTCCACTTTCGGACGCTTTCTTCATTTAGCGTATAGACAATACCGTCCTCAGACTCTTCCTCCGAGACCGCATGCTCCTTCACAAAGGATACGAATTCCCGATAACGCGGCGAACCCCTGTCATAATTTCCCGCCAGCTCCAGTACCTCCGATTCTCTGCTTTGGCTGCTGAGGACGGCATTGCCCACAAAGACAGCCGCCAGCGTCAGGATCAGGAGGAACCCCGCCGCGATACCGGCAAAGAGCCGTTTCCTGTTTTTTCCCGCGATACCTTTCTCCTGATCCAGTGCGCGGACCAGCTCCGATATACCGCTGTATTGCCGATGACGCTCCGCCTCCATTCCCCGGTTCAGCGCCTCCTGCTGATGCAGCGATAACCCATTCCCTGCCGTCATCTCATAAAGCATGGCACACAGCGTGTGGATTTCATCTGACTGTCCTCTGCCTTCTCCCGGGCACTCCGGAATCAAAGACGTATTCAGCTTTATGCTTCCGTCTTCACGCACCAATACGGAATCCATATCCAGCGTGTGAAACACCTGTCCTTTTTTCCGAACCACCCCGGCTGCCTCGGTGACCGGCCGCAGCAGCTTCCACGCCTGCTCAAAACTGAGCAGCTCCGGATACTGCCTCAGGTATTGGCGCAAAGAACTCCCCTGTACGTATTCCGATACGATATAAAGATCCTGCTCCTCCTCAAAGATGTCCAGGATCTTAATGATCTGCGGGATATCCGAACACGCTGCCTGAATTACGGCATGTTCCCGCAGTTTGGTTTTAGATGAAGCATTTCCGCCGCGGTATACCGTCAGAGTTACGTTCTGGTTTAACAGGCAGTCTTCCGCCAGACAGACTGTTTCCTCATCTGTATTCGTCAGTATCTGCAGCATCGTATAGCGCTCTTTTACCATTTTTTCCATGCCTACCGTCTTCTCCTTCTCACAGCATCCACGTACTCGTTCCCAGCGTAACATAATAGTCGGCACTGTCAGCAGAATCTTCCTCCCCAAAGTAAAAGATGTTGAGACGGCATTTTGCATTCAGCCAAAGTGATACCGAATTTTCTTCTTTCGTCAACCTGCCAATCAGCCCTGATGCCTCCTCTTCTGTCAGATATGTCTCCGGGCAGATATCAGAAAGCACGCTCGTCAAAAACTTTATGGCATGCGCCTTCTTCGCCCGGTAAGTAACAGAAAATACATGTTCATCCACCACATCATAGATGATCTCCAAATGTTCCCACCCCGGGTAACGATGTGTTTCTGTTTCCCGGCACATCACGGTCATCGTCTGCAGTCCTGTTTTATCCACCACAACATTCCCCTGATAACCACTGACTTCACTGCTCATACGCTCTTCACTGAGCTGCATCCTGCAGCCAAATGCTTCCGTCAGCGTATCTTTATCCAGATAAAATTTTGCATACTCATCGCTGGTGCGCTTCCATTTGACCGCCGCCTGCCGATCCAGCATATACCAGACCGACCAGTCATATTCTTTGATCTCATT
This window encodes:
- a CDS encoding protein kinase; its protein translation is MEKMVKERYTMLQILTNTDEETVCLAEDCLLNQNVTLTVYRGGNASSKTKLREHAVIQAACSDIPQIIKILDIFEEEQDLYIVSEYVQGSSLRQYLRQYPELLSFEQAWKLLRPVTEAAGVVRKKGQVFHTLDMDSVLVREDGSIKLNTSLIPECPGEGRGQSDEIHTLCAMLYEMTAGNGLSLHQQEALNRGMEAERHRQYSGISELVRALDQEKGIAGKNRKRLFAGIAAGFLLILTLAAVFVGNAVLSSQSRESEVLELAGNYDRGSPRYREFVSFVKEHAVSEEESEDGIVYTLNEESVRKWNRPCNQFRFEMSADTVLKELENCGYELTKIDETEENTVELQTYGAILTRFRRTETYRVMEGVALAVVTDSVNKDLLMLRLYRGDDSQEPLHGAGADLLCILLEDWYLGPEETAEMMAEDEKTALKLNGQSMPGQYAYGVQECRMDFYWGEADRVIRYLFHPNHDFEYYYWP